A single Roseinatronobacter monicus DNA region contains:
- a CDS encoding dienelactone hydrolase family protein: MKHRHLTFLSTCAIVLGTASFAENFEYTVGDMVFEGYVAVPQGEARGTVLIVHDWDGLNDHEIARADAMAEAGYVGVALDLFGRDAVLEGIDDYRRETGALYADREEFRARIAAGADAAAAMENVPEQMVLTGYCFGGAAALEGARAGFDMAGFVSFHGGLDTPEGQDYSATNAPVLVLHGSADPVSGMTELAALMEELRDAEVAHESRIFGGARHSFTVETSNDWDADANAKAEAALLEFLDEVL, from the coding sequence ATGAAACACCGTCACCTGACATTTCTAAGCACATGCGCCATTGTGCTGGGCACCGCCAGCTTTGCCGAGAATTTCGAGTATACCGTCGGGGACATGGTCTTTGAAGGGTATGTCGCAGTCCCACAAGGCGAGGCGCGCGGCACGGTTCTGATCGTCCATGACTGGGACGGGCTGAATGACCATGAGATTGCGCGCGCAGATGCGATGGCCGAAGCGGGCTATGTCGGTGTTGCGCTCGATTTGTTCGGGCGCGACGCTGTGCTTGAGGGAATTGACGACTACCGCCGCGAGACTGGCGCGCTCTATGCGGACCGCGAAGAATTCCGCGCCCGCATTGCCGCTGGTGCCGATGCCGCCGCTGCAATGGAGAATGTGCCTGAACAGATGGTGCTGACCGGCTATTGCTTTGGCGGTGCCGCAGCCTTGGAGGGCGCGCGCGCTGGCTTCGATATGGCGGGATTTGTCAGCTTTCACGGCGGCTTGGATACCCCCGAGGGTCAGGATTACAGCGCGACAAATGCCCCCGTGCTCGTTCTTCATGGCTCTGCCGATCCCGTGTCTGGTATGACCGAGCTTGCCGCCCTTATGGAGGAACTGCGCGACGCGGAGGTTGCGCATGAATCGCGCATTTTTGGCGGGGCGCGCCATTCCTTCACGGTCGAAACCTCGAATGACTGGGACGCGGATGCCAATGCCAAGGCGGAAGCTGCGCTTCTGGAATTTCTGGACGAGGTGCTCTGA
- a CDS encoding pyrimidine 5'-nucleotidase produces MPAECFSDVRAWVFDLDNTLYPPEMRLFDQIEGRMVSYVMDTLGVTQDEANHLRHSYWSQYGTTLAGLMHYHDIDPVPYMQHVHDIDFSVLRPDELLRDHIAALPGRRIIYTNGSADYALRVSEARGLSGLFDAIYGVEHAGYRPKPEQNAFEQIFALDGLDPARAAMFEDDPRNLAAPFAMGMRTVHVAPEPHDAPHIQHHTDDLTAFLSQLRP; encoded by the coding sequence ATGCCAGCCGAATGTTTTTCCGATGTGCGTGCTTGGGTCTTTGATCTCGACAACACGCTTTACCCACCTGAAATGCGCCTGTTCGACCAGATCGAAGGGCGCATGGTTTCCTATGTCATGGACACGCTCGGGGTCACACAGGATGAGGCGAACCACCTGCGCCACAGCTATTGGTCGCAATATGGCACAACGCTGGCCGGGTTGATGCATTATCACGACATAGACCCGGTCCCTTATATGCAGCATGTGCATGACATTGATTTCTCGGTGCTGCGCCCCGATGAATTGTTGCGCGACCATATTGCAGCACTGCCCGGTCGCAGGATCATCTACACGAACGGATCGGCAGACTATGCCTTGCGCGTATCCGAGGCGCGTGGGCTAAGCGGGCTATTTGATGCGATTTACGGTGTTGAACATGCCGGTTATCGCCCCAAGCCCGAGCAAAACGCCTTTGAGCAGATATTTGCGCTTGATGGGCTGGACCCCGCCCGCGCCGCGATGTTCGAGGATGATCCACGCAATCTGGCCGCCCCCTTTGCGATGGGAATGCGCACGGTTCATGTCGCCCCCGAACCCCATGACGCGCCCCATATCCAACACCATACCGATGATCTGACGGCCTTTCTGTCGCAACTGCGCCCCTGA
- a CDS encoding GatB/YqeY domain-containing protein has protein sequence MSLRDKISSELKTAMKARDTERLATLRLINAAIKDREIAARGDQGVTELTDADLTTVLTRMVKQRRDSARAYEEAARLDLADKETAEIAVIESFLPRQLTEEEMTAAITKVIAETGATSVRDIGKVMAELKSAYAGQMDFGKAGALVKQKLA, from the coding sequence ATGTCTTTGCGCGACAAGATTTCCAGCGAACTCAAGACCGCGATGAAGGCACGCGACACCGAGCGTCTGGCCACCCTGCGGCTGATCAATGCCGCCATCAAGGACCGCGAAATCGCCGCGCGGGGCGATCAGGGTGTGACCGAGCTGACCGATGCAGACCTGACCACTGTGCTGACGCGCATGGTCAAGCAACGCCGCGATTCGGCCCGCGCCTATGAAGAGGCCGCGCGCCTTGATCTGGCCGACAAAGAAACCGCCGAGATTGCCGTCATCGAAAGCTTCCTTCCCCGCCAATTGACCGAGGAGGAGATGACCGCTGCAATAACCAAGGTCATCGCCGAGACGGGTGCAACCTCTGTGCGCGATATCGGCAAGGTGATGGCGGAACTGAAATCGGCCTATGCGGGCCAGATGGATTTCGGCAAGGCCGGGGCCTTGGTCAAGCAAAAACTGGCCTGA
- a CDS encoding OmpP1/FadL family transporter: MRNYRKEEEFSVRKYLVSGLMALTASPVWAGGVERSTQSMAILFQEGRYIEIGAQFARPRVSGDASGPFNPASGPTGNIARRVFHGSLAYKADINEQVSYAIILDEPIGADVSYPSGTDAFLSGSKAKIDSTALTGVLRYSFGNGFSAYAGVRSVWSKGSVDLVFATPPEPTPYTMQTNRDQAWGYLLGAAYEIPEIAARVSLTYNSKVKHKFDQTVNGMAMPDGFETTIPESLHLEFQSGIAEDTILMGSVRWVRWQDFNISPAGNPNLVSYDRNSVTYTLGVGRRFNENWSGSVMLGYDTGNGKTTGNLQPVSSRRSIGLGASYTVDNITISGGVQYSRFGDATTRPPVNGTFSGNSMIGAGLRVGFSF; encoded by the coding sequence TTGCGGAACTATCGGAAAGAGGAGGAGTTTTCCGTGCGTAAGTATTTAGTATCGGGCCTGATGGCCCTGACTGCAAGCCCGGTTTGGGCCGGTGGCGTCGAACGCTCTACACAATCCATGGCGATCCTTTTTCAGGAAGGCCGCTATATCGAAATCGGAGCGCAATTCGCGCGCCCGCGCGTCTCTGGGGATGCCTCAGGGCCGTTTAATCCGGCGTCAGGCCCGACAGGTAATATAGCGCGGCGGGTCTTTCACGGCAGCTTGGCGTATAAGGCAGATATCAACGAACAAGTCTCTTACGCTATCATACTTGATGAGCCGATTGGCGCAGATGTGTCATACCCTTCCGGGACAGATGCGTTTCTTAGCGGGTCGAAGGCAAAGATCGACAGCACCGCCCTGACTGGTGTGCTCCGCTACAGTTTTGGCAATGGGTTCAGTGCATATGCTGGTGTTCGTTCGGTCTGGAGCAAGGGCAGCGTTGATCTGGTCTTTGCAACACCCCCAGAACCTACGCCCTATACCATGCAAACCAACCGTGATCAGGCTTGGGGTTATCTGTTGGGTGCGGCCTACGAGATACCGGAAATCGCAGCGCGCGTATCGCTCACCTACAACTCAAAGGTGAAACACAAGTTCGATCAGACAGTAAATGGCATGGCGATGCCAGATGGTTTTGAAACGACAATCCCCGAAAGCCTGCATCTGGAATTCCAGAGCGGGATTGCAGAAGACACCATATTGATGGGGTCGGTTCGTTGGGTACGGTGGCAAGATTTTAATATTAGCCCCGCCGGAAACCCGAACCTTGTCTCTTACGACCGAAATTCCGTCACATACACGCTTGGAGTAGGTCGACGCTTCAACGAGAACTGGTCTGGCTCGGTCATGCTCGGCTATGATACGGGTAATGGCAAAACGACCGGCAACCTACAACCTGTCTCAAGCCGCCGTTCAATCGGTCTTGGTGCGAGTTATACAGTGGACAATATAACCATCTCTGGCGGCGTACAGTACAGCCGCTTTGGCGATGCAACTACGCGTCCCCCCGTCAACGGCACCTTCAGCGGAAATTCAATGATCGGCGCAGGTCTGCGGGTCGGCTTTAGTTTCTGA
- a CDS encoding NAD(P)-dependent oxidoreductase, whose protein sequence is MTKLAFLGLGVMGGPMAAHLAQAGHEVCVYNRTTSKAKDWVAAHGGRFGETPRAAAEGAEFVMACVGNDDDLRSVCLGDEGAFAGMASGTVFVDHTTVSAQVTRELYAAAKALGVGYVDAPVSGGQAGAENGALSIMCGGDAAEYARAEPIMDAYARIARRMGESGAGQIAKMMNQICIAGAVQGLSEALHFGEKAGMDGRAVIEVISQGAAGSWQMQNRHGTMLDREFDHGFAVDWMRKDLAICLAAADEVGAALPVTALVDQFYKEVQTMGGGRWDTSALIARLRKLGEG, encoded by the coding sequence ATGACAAAACTGGCGTTTTTGGGGCTTGGGGTCATGGGTGGGCCAATGGCCGCGCATCTGGCGCAAGCAGGCCATGAGGTATGTGTCTATAATCGCACAACATCCAAGGCAAAAGACTGGGTGGCCGCACATGGCGGGCGCTTTGGCGAAACACCGCGCGCAGCGGCCGAGGGTGCCGAATTTGTCATGGCCTGTGTGGGCAATGACGATGATCTGCGCAGTGTTTGTCTGGGCGACGAGGGTGCGTTCGCAGGTATGGCATCGGGCACAGTGTTTGTCGATCACACCACTGTTTCCGCACAGGTCACACGCGAGCTTTACGCAGCTGCAAAGGCACTTGGCGTAGGATATGTCGATGCGCCGGTTTCGGGCGGGCAGGCGGGTGCCGAGAACGGCGCGCTGTCGATTATGTGCGGTGGCGATGCCGCAGAGTATGCGCGCGCAGAGCCGATCATGGACGCCTATGCGCGCATTGCGCGGCGTATGGGCGAAAGTGGCGCAGGCCAGATCGCCAAGATGATGAACCAGATCTGCATCGCCGGTGCCGTGCAAGGCTTGTCCGAGGCGCTGCATTTCGGTGAGAAGGCGGGCATGGACGGGCGCGCCGTGATCGAAGTCATCTCTCAGGGGGCCGCCGGATCGTGGCAGATGCAAAACCGCCACGGCACAATGCTGGACCGCGAATTTGACCACGGTTTTGCTGTGGACTGGATGCGCAAGGATCTGGCCATCTGCCTTGCGGCAGCGGATGAGGTGGGCGCGGCCTTGCCCGTCACAGCACTGGTCGATCAGTTCTACAAGGAAGTGCAGACGATGGGCGGCGGGCGCTGGGACACCTCCGCCTTGATCGCGCGGTTGCGCAAGCTGGGAGAAGGGTGA
- a CDS encoding penicillin acylase family protein has translation MFTMFRWLLKIFGALAALAVLVALGLYFFLSRSLPDYTESFTIPAVQGEVEIVRNTHNVPHIFAEHETDVFFGLGFAHAQDRLWQMQMLRRTAQGRLSEMFGRRTVRTDELMRRLDLYGLARSSVRAQDDQTQAALQSYADGVNAWLRESNDRARGRGAPEFFVFNAEMPLWQPTDSLAILKLLSVQLNGQITREVLRARTSLLVPEERLRDLMPDAPGSGVAALPDFATLFPDVTADQQVAALSAPLSPIRPTALAGASNSFAATPERAASDGAILANDPHLELTAPSLMYLARLELDTGGVIGATIPGVPAILSGRSEALGWGITSSYMDDSDIFIEELNPDNSTQYRTPDGWAEFETRGTIIRIKDEDPVTLTLRWSENGPVLSSSLYDVGTITPPGHVASLGWTALEAEDTTMTAAMRLMRAQGIEQALEAGELFIAPSQNLMLATQDRVAMQTIGRMPRRRADHETQGRMPAPGWRTENRWLGTLPYSANPRFLDPESGILGNTNNKIIERPFPLHVSHDWGDTQRIERFLHLMRTRNVHTRDSFIEAQLDTVSPAARLLLPLVAADLWFSGEAAPAGTRAHLRQRALRLMADWNGEMNEHLPEPLIYAAWMRALQTRLIRDELGPLADNFTHVDPVFIERVFRDTDGAGEWCNIVQSSVTETCTEIAINALDEALLRLTERYGENVESWRWGDAHMATHTHSVLGEVPLVRHFVNIRQSTSGGDHTLMRAATSGREPEPFANVHGAVYRGVYDFADPESSVFILSTGQSGHPLSRHYDDLGDLWRRGEYIPMTLDPELARGGAVGITTIRPTAE, from the coding sequence ATGTTCACAATGTTTCGCTGGTTGTTGAAGATCTTTGGCGCGCTTGCCGCGCTGGCGGTGCTTGTGGCGTTGGGATTGTACTTTTTCTTGTCGCGCTCGCTGCCCGATTACACGGAATCCTTTACCATTCCGGCAGTGCAAGGCGAAGTCGAGATTGTGCGCAACACGCATAACGTGCCCCATATCTTTGCCGAGCATGAGACGGATGTGTTTTTCGGTCTTGGCTTTGCCCATGCGCAGGACAGGCTGTGGCAAATGCAGATGCTGCGCCGCACGGCACAGGGGCGTCTGTCGGAAATGTTCGGGCGGCGCACTGTGCGCACAGACGAGTTGATGCGCCGGCTTGACCTGTATGGCTTGGCGCGCAGCTCTGTCCGGGCGCAGGATGACCAGACGCAGGCCGCCTTGCAATCCTATGCTGACGGGGTGAATGCGTGGCTGCGCGAAAGCAATGACCGGGCGCGCGGGCGCGGCGCGCCAGAGTTTTTCGTGTTCAACGCCGAGATGCCACTCTGGCAACCCACAGATTCGCTGGCCATCCTGAAACTGCTATCTGTTCAACTGAACGGACAGATCACGCGCGAAGTGCTGCGCGCACGCACCTCGCTTCTGGTCCCCGAAGAGCGGTTGCGCGATCTGATGCCCGATGCGCCGGGATCAGGCGTGGCGGCCCTGCCCGACTTTGCCACGCTGTTCCCTGATGTGACAGCAGACCAGCAGGTTGCCGCCCTATCAGCCCCCTTGTCCCCCATCCGCCCCACTGCATTGGCCGGTGCCTCGAACAGTTTTGCGGCCACACCTGAACGCGCGGCCAGCGATGGCGCGATCCTTGCCAATGACCCGCATCTGGAACTGACCGCGCCGTCGCTGATGTATCTTGCGCGGCTGGAACTGGACACGGGCGGCGTCATCGGGGCAACCATTCCGGGCGTACCTGCCATCCTGTCAGGGCGATCAGAGGCTTTGGGATGGGGCATCACGTCGTCCTACATGGATGACAGCGATATCTTTATCGAAGAATTGAACCCCGACAACTCGACGCAATACCGCACCCCAGACGGCTGGGCCGAGTTCGAGACGCGCGGCACGATCATTCGGATCAAGGACGAAGACCCCGTTACACTGACCTTGCGCTGGTCTGAAAACGGGCCGGTCCTGTCGAGCAGCCTGTATGATGTGGGCACGATCACACCGCCGGGCCATGTCGCTAGCCTTGGCTGGACCGCGCTGGAGGCAGAAGACACCACCATGACCGCCGCCATGCGGCTGATGCGCGCGCAAGGCATCGAGCAGGCGCTGGAGGCGGGCGAGTTGTTCATCGCGCCGTCGCAAAACCTGATGCTCGCCACGCAGGACCGCGTTGCCATGCAGACCATCGGGCGTATGCCGCGCCGCCGCGCAGATCATGAAACGCAGGGACGTATGCCTGCCCCCGGCTGGCGCACCGAGAACCGCTGGCTGGGCACCCTGCCCTATTCGGCCAATCCGCGCTTTCTGGACCCCGAAAGCGGCATTTTGGGCAATACCAACAACAAAATCATCGAGCGCCCCTTTCCGCTGCATGTCAGCCATGACTGGGGCGACACGCAGCGCATCGAGCGGTTCTTGCATCTGATGCGCACACGCAATGTCCATACCCGCGACAGCTTCATCGAGGCGCAGCTGGACACTGTCAGCCCGGCCGCGCGCCTGCTGCTGCCGCTTGTGGCGGCGGATCTGTGGTTCTCGGGCGAGGCAGCACCGGCGGGCACCCGCGCCCATCTGCGCCAGCGTGCATTGCGGCTGATGGCCGACTGGAACGGCGAGATGAACGAGCATCTGCCAGAGCCGTTGATCTATGCCGCGTGGATGCGCGCGCTGCAAACCCGCCTGATCCGCGACGAGTTGGGGCCACTGGCGGATAATTTCACCCATGTCGATCCGGTCTTTATCGAGCGCGTGTTCCGCGACACGGATGGGGCGGGCGAATGGTGCAATATCGTACAATCTTCGGTGACAGAAACCTGCACAGAAATTGCCATAAACGCCCTAGACGAGGCGCTGCTGCGCCTGACCGAGCGGTATGGCGAGAATGTCGAAAGCTGGCGCTGGGGCGACGCGCATATGGCCACCCACACCCATTCCGTGCTGGGCGAGGTGCCGCTGGTGCGCCATTTCGTCAATATCCGTCAATCCACGTCGGGGGGCGATCACACCTTGATGCGCGCGGCCACATCGGGGCGAGAGCCGGAGCCATTCGCCAATGTCCATGGCGCGGTCTATCGGGGCGTCTATGATTTCGCCGATCCTGAAAGCTCGGTGTTTATTCTGTCCACAGGCCAGTCAGGCCACCCGCTGTCGCGCCATTACGATGATCTGGGCGATCTGTGGCGGCGTGGCGAGTATATCCCCATGACGCTGGACCCGGAGCTTGCACGCGGGGGGGCAGTTGGCATCACCACAATTCGCCCTACAGCAGAGTAA
- a CDS encoding GntR family transcriptional regulator, with product MTDTKPLKDAYSLILEAIDLGIYKPGDRLVESELADRFGVSRTPIREALQRLETQSLLTRDGRSLIVASLDHNQLAELYVVRSELEGLAARLAARHATQEEVRLLRTMIEDDRALINDPQALSRANKRFHKQIHLASHNRYLVQQLDLVHRSMALLATTSLSFEGRGLQTLEEHSKIVEAIAAGDGDRAYDALKQHISLAFETRLRQDSMAEARYSV from the coding sequence ATGACCGATACAAAACCCCTGAAAGACGCCTATTCGTTGATTCTGGAAGCGATTGATTTGGGCATATACAAACCCGGTGATCGGTTGGTGGAATCCGAGTTGGCGGATCGCTTTGGCGTGTCGCGCACCCCCATCCGCGAAGCATTGCAACGCCTTGAAACACAATCCTTGCTGACGCGCGATGGTAGGTCCCTGATTGTGGCGTCGCTGGATCATAACCAGTTGGCGGAGCTGTATGTCGTACGATCAGAGTTGGAAGGGCTTGCCGCCCGTCTGGCCGCACGCCACGCCACGCAAGAAGAGGTCCGCCTGTTGCGCACCATGATCGAGGATGACCGCGCCCTGATCAATGACCCACAGGCGCTAAGCCGTGCCAATAAACGCTTTCACAAGCAGATACATCTGGCGTCGCATAATCGGTATCTGGTGCAACAGCTTGACCTTGTTCACCGCTCGATGGCGTTGCTGGCGACCACGTCGCTCTCGTTTGAGGGGCGGGGGCTGCAAACGCTTGAAGAGCATAGCAAGATTGTTGAGGCGATCGCCGCAGGTGACGGCGACCGCGCTTATGATGCGTTGAAGCAGCATATCTCACTGGCTTTTGAAACGCGCCTGCGACAGGATTCTATGGCCGAGGCGCGTTATTCGGTCTGA
- a CDS encoding gamma carbonic anhydrase family protein, producing the protein MLYALDGQRPTLPESGDYWVAPGAHVIGHVVLTEGVSIWFGCTLRGDNEPLVIGEGSNIQENCVLHTDIGYPLTIGAQCTIGHKAMLHGCTIGEGSLIGMGATVLNGAVIGKGCLIGAGALVTEGKIIPDGSLVMGSPGRVVRQLDADARAKLLASAAGYRTNMTRFKNGLLPID; encoded by the coding sequence ATGCTTTACGCGCTTGATGGGCAGCGCCCGACGCTGCCAGAGTCTGGCGACTACTGGGTCGCACCGGGCGCGCATGTGATCGGGCATGTGGTGCTGACCGAAGGGGTATCGATCTGGTTTGGCTGTACCTTGCGCGGCGACAATGAACCGCTGGTCATTGGCGAAGGCAGCAATATTCAGGAAAACTGCGTCTTGCACACAGATATCGGCTATCCGCTGACAATAGGGGCGCAGTGTACTATCGGGCATAAGGCCATGCTGCATGGTTGCACCATAGGCGAGGGTTCGTTGATTGGCATGGGGGCCACGGTTCTGAATGGTGCGGTCATTGGCAAAGGGTGCCTGATCGGCGCGGGCGCGCTGGTGACCGAAGGCAAAATCATTCCCGACGGGTCATTGGTTATGGGGTCGCCCGGACGTGTGGTGCGGCAACTGGATGCGGACGCACGAGCGAAGCTGCTGGCCTCTGCCGCAGGGTACCGCACCAATATGACTAGGTTTAAGAACGGGTTGCTACCTATTGATTAA
- a CDS encoding UbiH/UbiF family hydroxylase, with protein sequence MRECYDIVVSGGGIAGMAAAAAIGSQGYSVLCVDPTPPIMTEADPGADLRSTAFLQPSISVLEHAGLWERFQAHAMPLQVMRIVDAGSEDPTPRVSHDFNAADISDQPFGWNLPNWLLKRECAARLDELPNVTFRPGIGTRRLTTRETAALVSLSDGTTVEARLLIAADGRNSPMRQALGIPVRTTRFGQKALAFAVTHPVPHDNVSTEIHRSGGPFTFVPLPDRDGLPCSAIVWMETGPEVARLAALPQAAFEDEMNTRSCGVFGPLTLASRLTVWPIISQIAERFHGERTALMAEAAHVVPPIGAQGLNMSLADLSALIELATPEGLGSPAMLSAYHRRRYPDVALRVAGVGMLNRVSMIHAQPLRDARAKVLDMMYSASPVRRALMQMGIGVRS encoded by the coding sequence ATGCGTGAGTGTTACGACATAGTTGTCTCTGGCGGCGGGATCGCTGGCATGGCCGCAGCCGCCGCAATCGGCAGCCAAGGGTATTCCGTCTTGTGCGTGGACCCGACCCCCCCCATCATGACCGAAGCAGACCCCGGCGCGGACCTGCGCAGCACGGCCTTTTTGCAACCGTCGATTTCCGTTCTGGAACACGCGGGCCTTTGGGAACGGTTTCAGGCCCATGCGATGCCGCTGCAAGTGATGCGCATAGTGGATGCAGGCAGCGAAGACCCGACACCGCGCGTCAGCCATGATTTCAATGCCGCCGACATTTCGGACCAGCCTTTTGGATGGAACCTGCCCAACTGGTTGCTGAAACGCGAATGCGCAGCGCGGCTGGATGAGTTGCCGAATGTCACCTTTCGCCCCGGCATCGGCACCCGCCGCCTGACCACGCGCGAAACAGCGGCACTGGTCAGCCTATCCGACGGCACCACCGTCGAGGCCAGATTGCTGATCGCGGCAGACGGGCGCAATTCGCCCATGCGGCAAGCACTGGGAATCCCTGTGCGCACTACGCGGTTCGGGCAAAAGGCGCTGGCCTTTGCGGTCACGCATCCGGTGCCGCATGACAATGTCTCGACCGAAATTCACCGCTCTGGCGGGCCGTTCACATTCGTGCCGTTGCCCGACCGCGATGGCCTGCCCTGCTCTGCGATTGTTTGGATGGAAACCGGCCCAGAGGTTGCGCGGCTGGCCGCACTGCCACAAGCCGCCTTCGAGGACGAGATGAACACCCGCTCTTGCGGGGTGTTCGGCCCGCTGACACTGGCATCGCGCCTGACCGTCTGGCCGATCATCAGCCAGATCGCGGAGCGCTTTCATGGCGAACGAACAGCGCTGATGGCAGAGGCCGCACATGTGGTCCCCCCGATCGGGGCGCAGGGGCTGAACATGTCACTGGCCGATCTGTCAGCCCTGATCGAGCTTGCCACGCCGGAAGGGTTGGGAAGCCCTGCCATGCTGTCGGCCTATCACCGCCGTCGCTACCCCGATGTGGCATTGCGCGTGGCAGGTGTTGGCATGCTCAACCGCGTGTCGATGATCCATGCGCAGCCACTACGCGACGCACGCGCCAAGGTGCTGGATATGATGTATTCTGCGTCCCCGGTGCGGCGCGCGCTGATGCAGATGGGGATTGGCGTGCGCTCCTGA